CACGACCCTCGACGCGTCGGCCTCGACCGAACGCGCGGACGCGGCAAGGACGGCGCAGCCCGCCCACCACTCGGTGTTGCTCGCCCGGGGCGAGGTCGCGCGCATCGAGGCACGGGCCCTCGCCGACCGCGGCAGCTTCGAGGGGGCGGCGGCCACGCTTCGTGCGATGATCGCGGAGATCGAGGCGGCGTCCGGCTACGTCGCCAACGACGGCTCGGCGCTCTCCGAGGCGCTCGAGCAGATGGTCGACGAGGCTGTCGTGCTCGAGCGGTCGCCGTCGCAGGAGACGTACCGCGACGCCAAGCGCAACTGGATGGCGATGGACCTGCACGCCGGCGGCGCCCACGTCTCGGACCACGCCTACCACGGCGCGAGCAGCAAGGCCCTGACGTCGAGGCTCGGCCCCGACCTCCCGCGGGCGGTGCTCGAGGGCGTTGGCGGTTCCGTACGGGGAGCGCGCTTCGAGCTTCGGGGGGAAGCAACCCTGGGACGGAGCCGTGGGAACGACATCCCCCTCCACACCGCGAGCGCCAGCAAGCGGCACGCGCGCGTCGTGCCCCACACCGACCACTGGGTCCTGGTCGACCTGCGCTCGACGAACCAGACCTACGTCAACGGGCGAGCCATCGAGCGGCCGACCAGGTTGACGCCGGGGGATCGGATCGACGTGGGCGACGCGCAGCTCATCTACCGCGAGCGGCCAGCGGCGGAGGCACCGCTGGAGGAGCCTGATCCGACCTCGACCTGAGGATCGACTTCGGGGCTACTCGCAGACCGCGGCGGGGATGCAGCGGTCGGTGTAGCAGCTGCCGTCTCCCTCCGGCGCCGTCCCCGCCGGGCAGTCGGGCGCGACGCGCCGACAGGACACCGTGCAACTGTTGGCGGTCACCGCGACACACGTCGGCTCCCCGGGATCGGGCAGCGGCCCGACCGCCGGCACGCACCCGGCGACGCTGCAGCTCTCCTCCGTCGGGGTCGCGTCACTGCAGTCGACCGGGAACACCTCGCAGCCGCCCGGCGCGGTCGAAGAGCAGAACGCCGCCATGCAGGCGTCGGCGAACGGACGGCAGACGTGGAACACGAGGTCGGCGCAGTCCGCGCAGAAGCCGCCGCCATCGCATGTCGGGCAGCAGGCGTCGTCGTAGGTCGGGACACAGCCGCTCGCGCCGAGGCACGCGGCCTCGCCGAGCGCGTCGCACTCGGACCCGATCGGCGGCGCGTCGACGGGCGGGCCCGCGTCAGGCTCCGGGAGGCAACCGCAGCAGCCGGAGCTCGACTCCTGGACCCGATCGCAGCCGAACGGGTCCGTCACGCGTTCGAACGGGCGCCCGTCGAAGCCGGCGACCGTATAGGTGCACGACGCTTCGTCGCGCGCCCAGCCGCCGCCCGGGAGCGGAGCGCCGCCGGGAGAGCAGCCCGTGAAGCTCGTCACGGGGCAACAGATCCCTGGTTCGCCGCAGGGACCGAGCGGTCTCGTGACGATCGGCCTCGTCGTCTCCATGGTGCTCGCGTTCACCGTCAACGAGCCGTTCCGCGAGCAGACGCTCTCGCTGTTCTGAGGCGCGGCTCGCCTGGATCGGCTGCGCGGCGACCTCGAGGCGAGGGCCTGACCGCCGCCCATCCGAACACGCGTTGACACCCCTCGTCTCGGGTGCCAGAGCAGCCACCGAGTGCACGTCGATCAGAAGGAACGCGACCGCCGGGCCCGGGCGCGGCTCATCCTCATCGGGTACCCGGTCGTCATCCTGCTGGTCAGCGTCGTCGTCGACGTCTTCGTCCTCGGTGTCGAACCCCTGGTGTTCGCCGCACCGTCGGCCTGGTCACTCCGCGCGTTGATAGCCGCCAGCGTCCTGCTGGTCCTCAACCACACCTGGATCATGACGGCCACGGAGCTCGTGCGCGGGCGCTACAGGCTCCAGGCGACGCCCGAGGAGTGGACCGAGGCGGGGCTCCGCGCCGAGGAGGCGCCCGCGGAGGGTGTTCGAGAGCTGCAGCGTTGCCACAACCTCCATCGGAACAGCACGGAGAACACGGTCGTCTTCGCGCTGCTGGTGCTGCCTTTCGTGATGGTCTCACCGAGCCCGACCATCGCCGGGGTCTGGATCGTCGGTTTTGCGGTCGCGCGGCTCGGCTACACCTTCGCGTACCTCGCCAAGAGGACCGGTGTGCGAGGTGCGTTCATGACGCTCAGCCTGCTCGCGATGTACGGCGTGGCGACCTACCTCGTCGCCGGGCTCTTCCTCTGAGCGCGTGGGTCGTCTTCGCGGCCGGCGCGTGATTCAATCCGCGGCGAGATGGCGAAATCGCACGAGACGACGGTCCGAGTCGCGGCCTCCCCGGACCGCCTGGTCGAGGTGCTGACCAGCGACGACTACCACGTCGCGCGCGACACCGTGCAGGGCGCGATCACCGTGGAGGTGAAGGGGCGCTCACGAGACGGCGCACGCCTCGTCTATGAGGTGCACTCCACCCGCTACGCGCGCGGGCTGACCGGCGTCGACCGGAGCAAGACCGAGGCGTCGGTCGCCACGTACACGTGGGACCTCGACGCGCGCGCGGCCACCTGGGTGCACCGCGGGCCGCACGACGAGCGGGCCCAGGTCAACGGCACCATCGCCATCGAGCCCGACGGCGACGGCTCGCTGCTGCACGACGCGCTCCACGTGACGATCAAGGTCCCCTTGATCGGCGGCAAGATCGAGTCGCTCGTGGTGAGCGAGCTGAAGAAGGGCTTCGAGAAGTACGTGAAGGTCGTCCGCGACCACGCGGAGCGCTGAGCGCCGCTCGGCTTCGCTGCTGTTCAGGGTGGCTCGAGATCCGAGGAAGATCCGGCGTCGAGCGTGCGGAGGATGGACATGCAGATGGAGCGCTGGATCGAGGAGGCCGTGGCCGCCGCGCCGGGACGTGATCGGGTGAGGGCGGCGCTCCCGCTCCTCCTTTCCTTGCAGCCTCGGTGGGAGGCGCTGTGGACGCGCTTCTGGCCGGACGCGCCAGAGCGAGGCGTGGAAGCGGGCCGCGCGGGCTTGCGCCTGCTCGACCGCGTGGCGGGCGGAGAGACCATCGAGGACGCGCCGCTCCGGGCGGCTTGTGCCGCGATGAGTGAGGTCGCGATGCAGGTCGGTGACAGCGGCCAGCACCTCGACGCGGAGCACGACGCCGGCTTCGCCCACCTGTTCACAGCGCTTGCCACCGTGACCTTGCACGAGGCACTCGGCGAGCCGCACGCGCTGCACACCTACGAAGAGGTCGCGCAGAGCACGCCCATGATCGTCGAGACGTACCCGGCCGCGGCCGCCGCGTTCGACTGAGGGCAGTTGTGCCCTCTCGAGCACCTGGTGTCCTGCGACGAGGACTTGTGAGCGAGCTGAAGAGGGGCCTCGAGAAGTACGTGAAGGTGGTCCGCGAGCACGCTGAGCGCGAGAACCTAAAGGCCTCGCCGTGGTTCTCGTCAGCGGTCGGGTCTCGTCGCCGCCGTCGAGCATGACGACCTGCACCCGGCTCCAGACCGCGGCTGCTCCCAACCTCGATGACCGCTCTGCTCTTCGGAGACGTCCCATCGCTCCGGTGAGCGAACGCCTACTCCTCTGGATCGACCACGCCCTCGTCGTCTGCCGCCTCGTGATGGAGCTCGGCCTGTCTCTCGGCGGCCGCTCCTCGCAGCTCCGAGTCGAGCGGGTCGGTCCCCTCGCGCTCCGCTTCCCGTTCGGCGCGCTCGCCGACGGCCTGCTCCTCAGCCTCGTTCGGGTCGTCCGGATATTCGTCGTAGTGCTCCTCGACTCCACAGCCAAAGAGGCTCGCCCCGATGAGGGCGCTCATCACGATCTTCTGCTTCATGGTGCCTCCACTCACTCCGCTAGCTCCCGGCCGGACCGGAGCAACGGCGCGCCGCGGTCCGTGACCGGCGACGGCCGCCGCGAGCGGCTGCGGATTCGGGACCTCGAGACCCCTCTCGTCGCTCGCGTCTCGGAGCGCGGCTGTGTGAACTGTACCCATGCACGTCGACAGGACCGGAAGCGGTCCCGACGTCGTCGGTCGTCATGGGATCCCTCAATCGCCGAGCTTCTTCCGCGTCGGCGAGCTCGACGTGGCGGCGCCGGCGCCTCACGCGAGCGAGATCGCGGGGGCGTTGCCGCGCGGGGTTCGACGTCGTCTCCGCCACAGGACACGTGCTCCACGACTCGGACGCCGAGCACAGGCATCCGAGGACCCGGCGCATCCAGGCGAAACCCGCGTTGCGATCTACAGCCGTGTGACAGTAGACTCGATCCGTCGTGCTCTGGCTGACCGCATGGTGTCTCTCGGCGACGGCCTCGGCGATCGTCGTCCCCGCATACGCCTACAGGCTCCTACGGCCTCCGACGCGAGAGCTCTTCTGGGCGGAGCGCGCTCGGCGTGTCACGCCGATGCGACACGCCATCGTCTACGGGTCGGCGTCGGGACCGGTCGCGCTGGCGATGGGATGGTGGCTGGGCGGGCTCGGCTGGGCGTTGGCGTTCTATCTCGCCACCCTGGCCGGGCAGAGAGTCGCGGCGCGTGTGTTCAGTCGGGAGATCATGCGCGTCATGGACTTTCCGCTGGAGGTCACCCCCGGTCAGGTTACGCGCGGATTCTTGGCCAGACTGCCTCTCCGGCTCCTGTGGATCGGGACGCTTCTCCTCGTGGCGGCGGGATGGGTGGATCCGCTCCCGATGGGCATCGGCGCGCTCGTCGCGGGGACGCTCTACGTACTCGCGCTCACGCACTGGTTGGTGGCCGTGGGCTACCTCCGCGGCGCGCCGAGCGCGCTCCACGACTCGGTGCACGCGCTCGCCGACGAGGCCGGGGTGCGGCTCGACGGCGTCTACGTGATGGACGAGAGCCTCGCCAACGCGGTGGCGCTGCCGTTCGCGGCCAGCGTCGCCGTCACTCGCGGCGCGCTTCGAGCGCTGGATGGCCCGCAGCTGCAAGCGGTGATGGCGCACGAGATCGAGCACCTCACCGAGAGCGCACCGCTCCGTATCTCACGGCTCACCCCGCTGTACGGCAAGCTGGGGCTGGCTGCGTTGGCGGGCTATCTGACGCGGGATCCGGCCTTGCACGACGTCATGACGGTGTTCGTTCCCTTGGTCGTGGTGGCGCTGCTACTGCGGGCGGGGCTCGCCGTGTACTGGCGCAGGAGCGAGGACCGCTCGGACGACGCGGGCTTCGAGCACGACGAGTCGACGTATGCGAGTGCGCTCCTTTGCATCCATCACTACAACCTCGCGCAAGTGCACCACGCCACGGACGGCGGACATCGGGCGTTGCGGGAGCGCGTCGCGGCGCTGAAGGACGAGCCTGGGTTCGTGCCCACTCGCTCCCACTCTCGCGCGCCGGAGGCGCTCACGATGATCTCCCTGCTGGTGGCGTGGGCCGGCCTCCTCGTCGTGCGCGCGTTGATCGAGTGACCCACCCCTGGATGAACGAGCCCTGGGGGGCACGAGCTCTCGGACCGGGTAGATGGGTAGGACCGGTCCCGGTCCGGCGTAGGAGGGGCACGAAGCGGGCTCGGCTTCGGGCGCCCGACGCTCCTGTCCGTGTGGTATCTGGGCCACGCGGCGAGTCGCCGAGGGCCCGATGTACGCGAAGGTTGGTGGATGAAGAAGCGCTTCGAGTTTCATGGCGACGACAGCGCCAAGTTCTGGGAGATCGAGCGCAAGGGCGCCGTCGTGCACGTCCGCTACGGGCGCGTGGGCACGGACGGTCGAGTCAGCGAGAAGACGACCGCGAGCCCAGCCGAAGCGAAGAAGCACGCGGAGAAGCAGATCGCGTCCAAGCTGAAGAAGGGCTACCGACAGGTCGGTGAGGGGCAGCCGAGCGCGACAGCGAAGAAGACAGCGAAGACGCCGACCGACGACACGGCCGCGAGCGAGATCGCGGTCGCGGTCGACGCGTGGCGGGCGTTCGCCGACGAGCTGAAGAAGAACGCTCGTTTCGAGGTGAAGTCCCGCTTTGGCAAGCCGATCGGCGAGCGCGCGCTGGCGCGTATCCGGAAGGCGTGGGCCGACCACACTTTGCCTGCGCCGATGGTCGAGTTCCTGCGAGTGGTCGACGGCTTCGACTTCGAAGTGAGAGAAGCGGACCGCGAGGCGCGCGTGTTCCTGAACGAGCTGGGGCAGGACCCGCCCGAGCATCACTTCTGGGGCTCGAAGCGCCACGCGGAGGGTCCGCCGGACCTCCTCTTCGGCGATCTGGAGCCGCGGCCCTTCCTCGTGCTCGACGAGCCGGCTCCGGAGTGGTGTTACGGCTTCCTGATGCTCGGGGAGCTGGCCGAGAACCCGCGGGTCTCCTACCACGCGGCGGCTGAAGAGAGCGTGGAGACGACGGACGATCTCGCGGGCTACCTGGAGAGCAGCCTCGCCGCCACGCGCGCCGCCGTCACCCAGGCCGAGCGACTGCTGATCGAGCGCGAGGGCGGCGCTCAGGCCCCCGAGCCAGCGCCCCCGGCTGGCCGCAGCGAGGGCCTCTTCGTGCTCGCCGATCTCTCCACCCATGACCTCGACGGAACAGGCAAGGAGCGGCTGAAGAAGAGCCGCGATCCGGCGACGGTCCAGGCGCTCGAGGTGCAGATCAAAGACGCGAATCGACCCTTCGACCTCGCGCTGCTGCGCGGCTTCACCGCGCTCGAGCAGCTCACGGTGGCGGGGGCCCCACCCTCCATCGAGCTGTCGCCGCTGAAGAGCCAGAAGAAGCTCTCGGAGCTCGCGCTGTGGATGGGGATGACGCTGTCGAGCGATGGGCAGCGCTGCCTCCCCGATCTGGCGGAAGTCGAGCTCGCGTCCGTGCGAACCGTGCGGCTCTGGGACGTTGGGCGCCTCCCCGACTGGTCCGCGCTCCGGGCGTTCCCGAACGCGCGTGAGGTGGAAGTGACCCTCCGTGACGACAGCAACGAGATCACCTCACTGGATGTCTGGCCGGAGGCCGAGCAGATCTCGATCTCCGGCGTCGGCGAAGCGGTCCAGCTCTCCTCGGCCGCCCGACTGCCGAAGAAGCTCCAGCGGCTCGCGCTGAACAGCCTGGGCCTCGCCGAGATGCCCAGCCCCGAGGGCGGCGCGGCGCTGCTCGAGCTCGACCTCGAATGGAACTCCATCGCGGGGACGCTCGACTGGTCGACGTCTCTCCCGGAGCTCACGACCCTCAACCTGAGCCACAACCAGATCGAGGCGATCGCGGCGCTGAGGGGGCCGCCGAAGCTCACCAAGCTCGTGCTCGATGACAACCTCGTCGCTCACCTCGGCGGACTCGAAGCGCTGACCGCCCTCCAGTCTCTGTCGCTGCGGAAGAACAAACTGACGATGATCGAGAGCCTCGCGGCCCTGCGCGACCTGGAGACCCTCGACCTGGCCGACAACGAGATCCCGGTCATCGCGGGGCTCGATGACCTCGAGAAGCTGCGGACGCTCGACTTGAGTGGCAACCCGTTGACCGACCTCGACGGGCTCGCGGGCGTCGCGGAGGGCTGCGTGGTGCGCCTCGCGAAGTGCGGTCTGTCCAGCAAGCAGAAGCGTGCGGTGAAGAAGCAGCACGGCGAGCGCCTGGAGCTCGACCTCGGTTGAAGCGCGAATCGGGCTCTCGGCGCCGGCCTCCAAGAAAGTAGGGACGGCTACGACTCGCAGCCGTGCGTTGGCCTCGAGTTTGCGAACGTCCCCACGAATGGAGGCGGCCTCGAGGTTCGGACCCAAAAGACCGCTGAGGGGTGAGATTGGTTGCTGCCTCCACCCGGCGCCGGTAGGGTCCGGGCATGGCCGAGAAGCTCGTGAACTGGCGGGGCACCGCGCTCAAGCTCAGTGACCCCGGCGACGGCCGGTTCGAGCTCCGCAAGGATGGGGAAGATGACGTTGCGGTCTTCGACCACGGCGAATACTCGTGGACCAGCGAGCCGGATTGGCTAAAGGCGCTGGGCGGTGGGACTCCCGAGCTCGGTGAAACACTTCTGTTCGAGATGTTTCAGGGCATCTAGCGGTCTCGTCAATGGAAGTAGTCGGCCGCAGCTGAGTCGACGATGGTAGGTCGACATGGGACCCTCACGCGTGTCCTTCCTCGAGCTCGTGACCATCATCGTCGAGGACTACGACGACGCGATCCGCTTCTTCGTGGGCGTGCTCGGGTTCGAGCTGGTCGAGGACTCACCGTCGCTCACGAACGACGGGCGACCAAAGCGGTGGGTCGTCGTCCGCCCGGAGAACGCCGCGACGGGCATCCTGCTGGCGCGCGCGGATGGGCATCGCCAGGCAGCGGCGGTCGGAGACCAGCTCGCCGGGCGCGTTGGCTTCTTCCTCCGCGTCGACGACTTCGACGAGACCTACGAGCGAATGGTCTCCGCGGGCGTGGTGTTCGTGTCGGCGCCCCGGAACGAGACGTATGGTCGGGTCGCGGTCTTCCTCGATGTCGCCGGCAATCGGTGGGATCTGCTGGGCGCGTCTTCGCGGATGTGAGCCGCGCTCCCTGGAGGGCGACGTGGTCCGCGTCCATCGGGGTCTGGGTAGCTGGGTAGGATTCTCCGGAGTCCGCGGGCAGGTCTATGTCAACGATTCGTGCCGGGACAGCTTGTCGATGATGGCGGCGATCCGCTTCTGCCGGGTCGCCTCCCGGCGCGCGCTGTGGAGGCGGTGGTAGATCACGTAGAGGTTCCGGCGGGTGAGCGTCCCGTAGAACGCCTCGGCCTCGGGGTGCTTCTTCAGCTCGCGCAGGAAGTCGTCGGGGATGACCATGTCGGCGGAGCCGGCGTAGGCGCGCTCCCATCGCCCGTCGGCCTTCGCCGCCTCGACGCACGCCATGCCGGCCGGCTGCATGCGGCCCTCCGCGATGAGCCGCTCGACGTGCGCGCGGTTCCTCTTCGACCAGCTCGACTTCGGGCGTCGCGGCGTGAGGCGCTGCAGGTACGACACGTCGTCGAGCTTGCGCTTCAGACCGTCGATCCAGCCCCACGCGATGGCGGAGACAACGCAGTCGTCCCAGGTGACCGTCGCTCGACCCGAGGCCTTCTTGAAGATGCGCACCCAGAGCTCGCGCTCGCTGGCGTGGTTGTCGCGCAGCCAGTCCTCGAGCTGCTCGGGCGTCGCGAAGGAGCGCGCGGATTCTCCTGCCATCTACCTGCCCTTCATCGCGGCCGAACCTAGAGCACCCAGCGCTCGAGCGCGACTCGCGGTCAGGGCCAACTGCGCCAGCAGTCGCAGCACTCCCGCCGGTCCTCGCTGCGGAACGCGACGTCGAAGTCGTCCCCGTCGGGGAAGCGCCCCACCACGCGAGCCACGTACGCGTCGCCGTCGATCGACACCTCGACGTCGGCCACGACCTCCGCCTCCACGAAGCCCGGGACGCTCTCACCGCCGTCGATGCAGGGGGCGGGGCCGCGCACGACGCGCGCGGTCTCCACGGTCGGCGTGCTCGGCGGGAAGCGATCCGGGAAGGCCGCGATGAGGCAGCGCTCCGGCCGCTCGTCGACGAGGAAGTAGTCGTAGATGGCGCGGCACGTGTTCTCGTAGACGTACTGCGACGACTCCGCGCCCGCGTCGCTGCCGCCCTCCGAAGGACGCGTGTGAGACGCGTAGCAACCGGTCGTGAGCGCGAGGGCGCAGCCGGCGAGCAGCATCCATCGGTGCGACCGTCTCCTCATCAGCCGGCCTCCATTCGCACCCCACCTTCGCTGGTCTCACGTCCCAGAGCAACGTCGCTCCGAGCCGGCTCACGTAGCGGTAGTGAGCTCGTCCCATGGCGAGAGCCCCGGGCTTCGGTCTGGGGCGCTGAGGGGGCCATCTCGGGGCTTCCTTCGTCCCAGACCGCTCGCGTAGGATGGTCCCTTCATGGCAGTCATCAGTCGTGTCGATGGGACATCGTTCGAGTTGCCGAGGCAATGTGTCGTCGGACGTATGGGGTCCTGCAACCTGATGCTCGACCACCCAACGGTTTCGGGAATGCACGCGACGATCGCGTACGCGGACGGCGATTGGCGCGTACGCGACCTGGGCAGCCGCAATGGGACACGGGTCGGTGGTGTGCTGCTGCCGCCGGCGGCCGAGCATGTCCTGGAGCCGGGCGCCCGCATCATGTTCGGAGAAGCCGAAACCTGGCTCGTCCGAACCGTCGATCCGCCCGGTGCGTACTCGATGGTCCCTTGGCGACCGACCGACAGTCCCGAGGCCGCGCAGCCCTCGTGCATTCTGCGGCTCTTCGTCAGCCGCGACGGGCGGGAGCTCGACCTCGAGCTCTGTGCGGACGGGCGCAGCGTGCCGGTCACGGTGGACGGCGACGCCCTCGGCCTGCTGATGCGGCTGCAGGACGGGGCGACCGACGGCCGCGAGGAGGCCTCGGCCGAGGCCGCCTGGGTGACCACGACGGAGCTGGGCGTGTCCCCGGACGCGCTGACGAGCGAGCTCGGCCGCATCGAATCGCAGCTCGCGCTCCCAGGACTGGCCCGCGGGGGCCTCGAGCTGTTCGAGCGCCGCGACGACGGGGCCGTGCGGCTGGCGTCGGGGCGCGTTGAGCGGATCGTGGCACAAGAGAACCGCCTCTCCATCGGCAGCTCACACATGACGGCGCTGGAGCGTACGCTCTACCTCGATCCCCCGGCCGGCCTCATCAACCTCACCTACGGCTATCCCGAGGGTCAGAGCCCCTCCTGGATCGAGCAATGCCGCACGACCCCTCCAGCGCCCGGGCAGTCGTGGTCCCACCGCCGCGCGCTGCAGGACTATTTCACCGGCCTCTTCGGGCTGGAGACGGCGCTCCTCACCACCACCGCCACCGAAGCGTTGCTCGTCGCCATCCGAGCCGCACTGCGGGGGGTGGGAGACGAGATCATCGTGCTGGAGAATGGCTTCGACGCTTACCCCGGTCTGATCGAGATGTGCGGCGCCGTGCCGCGCTTCGTGCCGCGCAGCGAAGGGCACCGGCTCCTGCCCGACGCGGTCGCGAAAGCCGTCCGGTCCCGTACGGCGGCGGTCTTGCTCACCTCACCTGACAATCCCACCGGCGTCATCCACGACGCGGCCGCCCTGAGCGAGGTCGGGAGGCGGTGCGCAGCGCGTCGCATTCCGCTCATCCTCGACGCGGTCTTCCACGAAGTCACGCCCGGGCACGCGCGTCCCGCTACACCGGGTGCGTGGGCGCCCGCCTCGCTGGACCTGATGGTGATCGGCGACACCGGCAAGATCTTGGGACTTCGTGGAACGAAGCTCGGCGCTCTGGTCTCCTCTTCGCGACTCGCCGAGCGAGCGGCCGCCGTCGCGGACAACCTCTTCTTCCAGCTCCCCGAGACCAGCCTCTCGACGATCGCGAACATCCTCTCGGATGCCCGCTACCCTGCATACCTCACGGACTTCCTCGCATCGCTGCAGCGAAACTGGGAGATCTTGCGCGACGGGGTCGGACCGG
This genomic stretch from Sandaracinaceae bacterium harbors:
- a CDS encoding MAPEG family protein gives rise to the protein MHVDQKERDRRARARLILIGYPVVILLVSVVVDVFVLGVEPLVFAAPSAWSLRALIAASVLLVLNHTWIMTATELVRGRYRLQATPEEWTEAGLRAEEAPAEGVRELQRCHNLHRNSTENTVVFALLVLPFVMVSPSPTIAGVWIVGFAVARLGYTFAYLAKRTGVRGAFMTLSLLAMYGVATYLVAGLFL
- a CDS encoding DUF2505 family protein; the encoded protein is MAKSHETTVRVAASPDRLVEVLTSDDYHVARDTVQGAITVEVKGRSRDGARLVYEVHSTRYARGLTGVDRSKTEASVATYTWDLDARAATWVHRGPHDERAQVNGTIAIEPDGDGSLLHDALHVTIKVPLIGGKIESLVVSELKKGFEKYVKVVRDHAER
- a CDS encoding M48 family metalloprotease; its protein translation is MRHAIVYGSASGPVALAMGWWLGGLGWALAFYLATLAGQRVAARVFSREIMRVMDFPLEVTPGQVTRGFLARLPLRLLWIGTLLLVAAGWVDPLPMGIGALVAGTLYVLALTHWLVAVGYLRGAPSALHDSVHALADEAGVRLDGVYVMDESLANAVALPFAASVAVTRGALRALDGPQLQAVMAHEIEHLTESAPLRISRLTPLYGKLGLAALAGYLTRDPALHDVMTVFVPLVVVALLLRAGLAVYWRRSEDRSDDAGFEHDESTYASALLCIHHYNLAQVHHATDGGHRALRERVAALKDEPGFVPTRSHSRAPEALTMISLLVAWAGLLVVRALIE
- a CDS encoding leucine-rich repeat domain-containing protein, with protein sequence MKKRFEFHGDDSAKFWEIERKGAVVHVRYGRVGTDGRVSEKTTASPAEAKKHAEKQIASKLKKGYRQVGEGQPSATAKKTAKTPTDDTAASEIAVAVDAWRAFADELKKNARFEVKSRFGKPIGERALARIRKAWADHTLPAPMVEFLRVVDGFDFEVREADREARVFLNELGQDPPEHHFWGSKRHAEGPPDLLFGDLEPRPFLVLDEPAPEWCYGFLMLGELAENPRVSYHAAAEESVETTDDLAGYLESSLAATRAAVTQAERLLIEREGGAQAPEPAPPAGRSEGLFVLADLSTHDLDGTGKERLKKSRDPATVQALEVQIKDANRPFDLALLRGFTALEQLTVAGAPPSIELSPLKSQKKLSELALWMGMTLSSDGQRCLPDLAEVELASVRTVRLWDVGRLPDWSALRAFPNAREVEVTLRDDSNEITSLDVWPEAEQISISGVGEAVQLSSAARLPKKLQRLALNSLGLAEMPSPEGGAALLELDLEWNSIAGTLDWSTSLPELTTLNLSHNQIEAIAALRGPPKLTKLVLDDNLVAHLGGLEALTALQSLSLRKNKLTMIESLAALRDLETLDLADNEIPVIAGLDDLEKLRTLDLSGNPLTDLDGLAGVAEGCVVRLAKCGLSSKQKRAVKKQHGERLELDLG
- a CDS encoding VOC family protein, yielding MGPSRVSFLELVTIIVEDYDDAIRFFVGVLGFELVEDSPSLTNDGRPKRWVVVRPENAATGILLARADGHRQAAAVGDQLAGRVGFFLRVDDFDETYERMVSAGVVFVSAPRNETYGRVAVFLDVAGNRWDLLGASSRM
- a CDS encoding YdeI/OmpD-associated family protein, translating into MAGESARSFATPEQLEDWLRDNHASERELWVRIFKKASGRATVTWDDCVVSAIAWGWIDGLKRKLDDVSYLQRLTPRRPKSSWSKRNRAHVERLIAEGRMQPAGMACVEAAKADGRWERAYAGSADMVIPDDFLRELKKHPEAEAFYGTLTRRNLYVIYHRLHSARREATRQKRIAAIIDKLSRHESLT
- a CDS encoding aminotransferase class I/II-fold pyridoxal phosphate-dependent enzyme, yielding MAVISRVDGTSFELPRQCVVGRMGSCNLMLDHPTVSGMHATIAYADGDWRVRDLGSRNGTRVGGVLLPPAAEHVLEPGARIMFGEAETWLVRTVDPPGAYSMVPWRPTDSPEAAQPSCILRLFVSRDGRELDLELCADGRSVPVTVDGDALGLLMRLQDGATDGREEASAEAAWVTTTELGVSPDALTSELGRIESQLALPGLARGGLELFERRDDGAVRLASGRVERIVAQENRLSIGSSHMTALERTLYLDPPAGLINLTYGYPEGQSPSWIEQCRTTPPAPGQSWSHRRALQDYFTGLFGLETALLTTTATEALLVAIRAALRGVGDEIIVLENGFDAYPGLIEMCGAVPRFVPRSEGHRLLPDAVAKAVRSRTAAVLLTSPDNPTGVIHDAAALSEVGRRCAARRIPLILDAVFHEVTPGHARPATPGAWAPASLDLMVIGDTGKILGLRGTKLGALVSSSRLAERAAAVADNLFFQLPETSLSTIANILSDARYPAYLTDFLASLQRNWEILRDGVGPGVSILPSEATSMALIDVSGLGIRGTEFADRLLEEERVATVACESFARGAQRPMTHLVRVALARPGSEMREAASRIERLRSRLCRRAEEPRRSTRHERHTDQQDGNRDPLHRPQPLAEEHPGQSNGHGAE